In the Malaya genurostris strain Urasoe2022 chromosome 1, Malgen_1.1, whole genome shotgun sequence genome, one interval contains:
- the LOC131426408 gene encoding zinc finger protein 234-like: MPKEEKQSNDCITLTNDLPKQYECLICEKKFAWKYMLNSHVLLHDGKRPFSCDICGKSFALKKYVNKHMNVHTKDKTRMCDVCGKEFRDKHSLKVHKNIHTGERPYKCTVCVKSFVTKIELGLHMPVHMGNYRYKCDVCGKGFMQRSHLKDHKNSHTGERPYKCSVCGKDFGTRCVLTGHMSIHTGNRHQCEVCGKEYATKFNLKLHKRIHASLLIEATDQERIILAKQKRITNESTKLDVNDKVNELAKTNDNSDAFDLQPNSYDSSSCNEGNRSEMISCHRQDIIPNKEQLSTSSVTSFTQETNFPNQFKCQICDEQFSDEDCLHKHVLLHGKLIGFSCHICRKSYSSTTNLSRHMIAHTVDKPFTCDVCGKGFRDNQALQYHNNIHTGERQYKCTVCGKEFHAQTNFSQHMRLHEDKHKCTVCGKIFTSNALLSIHVSSHTGSYKNSCDVCGKGFASRWNLEDHKNIHTGERPYKCSLCEKDFATKRVFTQHILTCTRRRHI; the protein is encoded by the exons ATGCCAAAAGaggaaaaacaatcaaatgATTGTATCACCTTAACGAACGATCTTCCGAAACAATATGAATGTCTGATTTGTGAGAAAAAATTTGCTTGGAAGTATATGCTCAACTCTCACGTCTTATTGCATGACGGCAAGCGCCCATTCAGTTGTGATATTTGTGGAAAAAgctttgctttgaagaaatacgTGAACAAACATATGAACGTCCATACAAAGGACAAAACGCGCATGTGTGATGTATGTGGCAAAGAATTTCGGGACAAGCATTCATTGAAGGTCCACAAAAATATTCATACTGGTGAGCGACCGTACAAATGCACTGTATGTGTTAAAAGTTTTGTCACCAAGATTGAGCTAGGCTTACACATGCCAGTACACATGGGAAATTATAGGTATAAGTGTGATGTGTGCGGCAAAGGATTCATGCAAAGATCGCATTTGAAAGACCATAAAAACAGTCATACAGGAGAGCGGCCGTATAAATGCAGTGTATGCGGAAAAGATTTCGGCACCAGATGTGTTCTAACCGGTCACATGTCAATTCACACGGGTAATCGACATCAATGTGAAGTTTGCGGCAAAGAATACGCTactaaatttaatttgaaattacACAAACGCATTCATGCATCTTTACTAATCGAAGCAACAGACCAAGAACGCATCATTCTAGCCAAACAGAAGCGTATAACAAACGAATCCACAAAACTTGATGTCAATGACAAGGTAAATGAACTAGCCAAAACCAATGACAACAGCGATGCATTTGATTTACAACCAAATTCATACGATTCTTCTAGTTGCAATGAAGGGAATCGAAG TGAAATGATATCCTGTCATAGACAGGATATTATACCAAACAAGGAGCAACTATCAACTAGCTCAGTAACATCTTTCACACAGGAAAccaattttccaaatcaattcaaATGCCAGATTTGTGATGAACAATTTTCTGACGAGGACTGTCTACATAAGCACGTCTTATTGCATGGGAAATTGATAGGATTTAGTTGTCATATTTGCAGAAAAAGTTATTCTTCTACGACAAATTTAAGCAGACATATGATCGCCCATACCGTTGACAAACCGTTTACATGTGATGTATGCGGCAAAGGATTTCGTGACAACCAAGCATTGCAGTACCACAACAATATTCACACCGGAGAGCGTCAGTACAAATGCACTGTGTGCGGAAAAGAGTTCCATGCTCAAACGAATTTTTCCCAACACATGCGCCTTCATGAAGACAAGCACAAGTGCACGGTATGTGGCAAAATTTTTACCTCTAACGCTCTACTAAGCATACACGTGTCTTCACATACCGGTTCTTATAAGAATAGTTGTGATGTTTGTGGTAAAGGCTTCGCATCCAGATGGAATTTGGAAGACCACAAAAACATTCATACAGGAGAGCGTCCGTATAAATGCAGTTTATGCGAAAAAGATTTTGCCACTAAACGTGTTTTTACCCAACACATATTAACTTGTACACGTAGGCGACATATATGA